The following coding sequences lie in one Moritella sp. F3 genomic window:
- the hisC gene encoding histidinol-phosphate transaminase, whose product MSCDFFALANTGVQGLHPYQAGKPTDELERELGLTNIVKLASNENPLGVGELVKAALEQQLAGITRYPDANGFYLKQALADKYDLMPAQFTLGNGSNDVLELIARSFVTPEHEVIFAQHAFVVYPLVTQAIGATGIAVPAKDWGHDLPAMLAAITERTRLIFIANPNNPTGTFLTAEALYAFLAQVPKDVIVVLDEAYFEYVDRELQAPSITWLTEFSNLIITRTFSKAYGLAGLRVGYSMSHPDIADILNRVRQPFNCNSFALAAAQAALSDHDFLTASVTLNNQQRAVLETFFSDQNIGYIPSKGNFITVELAQDPAAVYQALLHKGVIVRPVAGYGLTKHLRVSIGTALENETFMQALVIVLPELDAQ is encoded by the coding sequence ATGAGTTGTGATTTTTTTGCTTTAGCAAATACAGGGGTACAAGGTTTACACCCTTATCAAGCGGGAAAGCCGACTGATGAATTAGAGCGTGAATTAGGGTTAACTAATATTGTTAAATTAGCATCTAATGAGAATCCATTAGGGGTTGGTGAGTTAGTTAAAGCGGCGTTAGAGCAGCAGTTAGCGGGTATCACACGATATCCAGACGCGAATGGCTTTTATTTAAAGCAAGCTCTAGCAGACAAATACGATTTAATGCCGGCACAGTTTACCTTAGGCAATGGCTCGAATGATGTACTTGAACTCATCGCTCGTAGCTTTGTGACACCAGAACACGAAGTGATTTTTGCTCAGCATGCATTTGTCGTATATCCGTTAGTGACACAAGCGATTGGCGCGACAGGTATTGCGGTACCGGCGAAAGATTGGGGGCATGATCTTCCGGCGATGTTAGCCGCAATTACAGAGCGCACGCGTCTTATCTTTATTGCCAATCCAAACAACCCAACGGGTACATTTTTAACGGCTGAAGCGTTATATGCATTTTTAGCTCAAGTACCAAAAGATGTGATAGTGGTACTTGATGAAGCATATTTCGAATATGTAGATAGAGAGCTACAAGCGCCGTCGATTACCTGGTTAACGGAATTTTCGAACCTAATCATTACGCGCACTTTCTCTAAAGCCTATGGCCTTGCAGGTTTACGCGTCGGTTATAGCATGTCACATCCTGACATTGCTGATATTTTAAATCGTGTGCGTCAGCCATTTAATTGTAATAGCTTTGCATTGGCAGCCGCGCAAGCAGCATTGTCTGACCATGATTTTTTAACCGCCAGTGTGACATTAAATAATCAGCAGCGCGCCGTACTCGAAACATTTTTCAGTGACCAAAATATTGGCTATATTCCATCAAAAGGTAATTTCATTACGGTGGAATTAGCTCAAGACCCTGCTGCAGTTTACCAAGCATTATTACATAAAGGTGTCATTGTACGCCCGGTTGCTGGTTATGGTCTAACTAAGCACCTACGTGTAAGCATCGGTACTGCGCTGGAAAATGAAACATTTATGCAAGCTTTGGTAATCGTGTTGCCTGAATTAGACGCACAGTAA
- a CDS encoding HAD family hydrolase has product MAKIFLFDWGGTLMVNPPHMQGKMCNWEHVEAISGAHDTLVTLSKNGCKLYVATGAADSSEADIKAAFERVGLDGYISDFFCQSNLGIGKGTAAYYKAIIEVLGVDANEVTMVGDILHRDIEPAIEAGLNAIWYTPDISVAEMNGDYQQIIHLSELCEL; this is encoded by the coding sequence ATGGCTAAGATTTTCCTGTTTGACTGGGGTGGAACCTTGATGGTTAATCCTCCTCATATGCAAGGCAAGATGTGTAACTGGGAACATGTTGAAGCGATAAGTGGTGCTCACGATACGCTAGTGACGCTATCGAAAAATGGTTGTAAGCTTTATGTGGCAACGGGTGCTGCAGATTCGAGTGAAGCAGATATTAAAGCTGCATTTGAACGCGTTGGTCTAGATGGATATATATCGGACTTCTTTTGCCAATCTAACCTTGGTATAGGTAAAGGGACTGCTGCTTATTATAAAGCAATAATAGAAGTACTTGGTGTCGATGCAAATGAAGTGACTATGGTCGGTGATATATTACATCGCGATATCGAACCTGCTATTGAGGCTGGTTTAAATGCGATCTGGTATACACCTGATATTTCAGTGGCAGAAATGAATGGTGATTATCAACAGATCATACACCTCAGTGAATTATGTGAACTCTAA
- a CDS encoding peptidylprolyl isomerase translates to MIIFTTNLGDIEIELNMEKAPVTSKNFIRYCKEGFYEGTIFHRVIKDFMIQGGGFTEKMQEKSTRPAIANEANRGLKNVIGSIAMARTDSPHSATAQFFINLDDNDFLDHTTTTNAGWGYTAFGKVTAGMDVVNMIAFSRTTTVKGHEDVPSEAIVIKKVTIK, encoded by the coding sequence ATGATTATTTTTACCACAAACTTAGGTGACATTGAAATTGAACTCAATATGGAGAAAGCGCCTGTTACGTCGAAAAACTTTATCCGCTATTGTAAAGAAGGCTTTTATGAAGGCACTATTTTCCATCGCGTAATTAAAGACTTCATGATCCAAGGTGGTGGTTTCACTGAAAAAATGCAAGAAAAATCAACGCGACCAGCGATTGCTAACGAGGCAAACCGTGGTCTTAAAAATGTGATCGGTAGCATTGCGATGGCACGTACTGACTCTCCACATTCAGCAACGGCTCAATTCTTCATTAACTTAGATGATAATGACTTTTTGGACCATACTACCACTACAAATGCAGGTTGGGGTTACACCGCTTTTGGTAAAGTGACAGCTGGGATGGATGTGGTGAACATGATCGCCTTTTCTAGAACGACCACAGTGAAAGGCCATGAAGACGTACCGAGCGAAGCTATTGTTATTAAGAAAGTGACGATAAAGTAA
- a CDS encoding cupin domain-containing protein → MTKSTIQYWNTLTLANKSQWEVIADTNGELEQLTLSMDDATGDYTRLTRFKAGADTSAFGSKYHDYPEEIFIISGRLFDVAFGVLLEAGDFASRPPGEVHGPFICEQECLVLEISFPSQSIVSE, encoded by the coding sequence ATGACTAAAAGCACAATCCAGTATTGGAATACATTAACCTTGGCGAATAAAAGCCAATGGGAAGTCATTGCGGACACTAATGGCGAACTTGAACAACTGACATTATCTATGGATGATGCTACTGGTGATTATACTCGGTTAACTCGTTTTAAAGCGGGCGCAGATACGTCAGCGTTTGGTAGTAAGTATCATGATTATCCAGAAGAGATCTTCATTATCTCAGGGCGCCTTTTCGATGTGGCATTTGGTGTGTTGTTAGAAGCGGGTGATTTCGCCAGCCGTCCTCCGGGAGAAGTTCATGGGCCGTTTATTTGTGAGCAAGAATGTTTGGTTCTAGAAATATCCTTTCCAAGTCAATCAATTGTTTCAGAATGA
- the serC gene encoding 3-phosphoserine/phosphohydroxythreonine transaminase, with amino-acid sequence MSRTYNFCAGPAMLPAAVMEQAQKEFINWNNTGVSVMELSHRSKDYMAVAAAAEQDLRDLLAIPDNYKVIFSQGGGRGQFAAVPLNILGDKTQADYLLTGQWSKSAVVEGKKYCQVNESNILMPSTDGVVAVKPASQWQVSSQDTAYVHYCPNETIEGIEINDIPDTGDIPLVADMSSNILSKPLDISKFGIIYAGAQKNIGPSGLGVVIVRDDLLDKARQETPSIFNYKLMAENDSMFNTPPTYSWYLAGLVFKWLKAQGGLSAIEEINAEKAKLLYDYVDSSDFYSNNVASVNRSKMNIPFTLASSDLDSAFLQQSQDANLMALKGHRIVGGMRASIYNAMPIEGVKALIKFMESFERQQR; translated from the coding sequence ATGAGTCGGACATATAACTTTTGCGCTGGTCCCGCAATGTTGCCAGCTGCAGTGATGGAACAAGCCCAAAAAGAATTTATTAATTGGAATAATACCGGCGTATCGGTAATGGAGTTGAGCCACCGTAGTAAAGACTACATGGCTGTTGCCGCTGCGGCAGAACAAGATTTACGAGATTTATTAGCGATCCCAGATAACTACAAAGTTATTTTTTCACAAGGTGGTGGTCGCGGTCAGTTTGCTGCTGTACCACTGAATATCCTTGGCGATAAAACTCAAGCAGATTACTTATTAACAGGCCAATGGTCTAAGTCAGCAGTTGTTGAGGGTAAAAAGTACTGCCAAGTGAATGAATCAAACATTCTAATGCCAAGTACGGATGGTGTTGTTGCTGTTAAGCCTGCTTCACAATGGCAAGTTTCAAGTCAAGATACTGCTTACGTGCACTACTGCCCGAATGAAACAATCGAAGGCATTGAAATTAATGATATTCCAGACACTGGGGATATCCCATTAGTGGCGGATATGTCGTCAAACATCCTTTCTAAACCATTAGATATTAGCAAGTTTGGTATTATCTATGCTGGTGCGCAAAAGAATATCGGTCCATCTGGTCTGGGCGTTGTGATCGTTCGCGATGACTTACTCGACAAAGCAAGGCAGGAAACACCATCCATCTTTAATTATAAATTGATGGCTGAAAATGATTCAATGTTTAACACTCCGCCAACGTATTCTTGGTATTTAGCCGGACTTGTATTTAAGTGGTTAAAAGCTCAAGGTGGTCTATCTGCAATTGAAGAAATTAATGCTGAGAAAGCTAAATTGCTTTATGACTACGTTGATAGCAGCGATTTTTATAGTAATAATGTGGCAAGTGTAAACCGTTCAAAAATGAATATTCCGTTTACATTAGCGTCAAGCGATTTGGATTCGGCATTTTTACAGCAGTCGCAAGATGCGAATTTAATGGCGTTAAAAGGTCACCGTATTGTTGGTGGTATGCGTGCGAGTATTTATAACGCGATGCCGATAGAAGGTGTTAAAGCGTTAATTAAATTTATGGAAAGCTTTGAACGTCAACAACGTTAA
- a CDS encoding class I SAM-dependent methyltransferase has protein sequence MQGLIAQYTDANEDSRLTRQFIAQMEFDTTMDVLKSYLIPKVKVIELGAGTGRYSLNFAKMGCETTAVELVPDQVKILQRKAKEQGLTLSIYEGNACSVPFIESNSHDLCVILGPLYHLQTQELRNQAIAEAYRILKPNGVLAIAYISRYFVAGMFAQQYPELVTPEVLSSLLESGLVPTALADSFFNVGYFATPTEVERLITAGGFSKLRHVATDGFNRYISSGVNNFTTEQYQTWLNYHLKTCDEPSLLGSSNHGLLLARKINE, from the coding sequence GTGCAAGGGTTAATCGCGCAATATACAGATGCTAATGAAGATAGCCGTCTTACTCGGCAGTTCATTGCGCAAATGGAATTTGATACCACGATGGATGTATTGAAATCGTATCTTATTCCTAAAGTAAAAGTCATTGAACTTGGCGCAGGTACGGGTCGTTACTCTCTTAACTTCGCTAAAATGGGTTGTGAGACAACGGCTGTTGAATTGGTTCCTGATCAAGTTAAGATTCTACAGCGCAAAGCCAAAGAGCAAGGTTTAACACTTTCAATTTATGAAGGTAACGCTTGTTCTGTCCCCTTTATTGAAAGTAACTCTCATGATCTTTGCGTTATTCTTGGACCGCTCTATCACTTGCAGACTCAAGAGCTGCGTAACCAAGCTATCGCTGAGGCTTACCGAATTCTTAAGCCGAATGGGGTGTTAGCAATCGCTTATATCTCGCGCTATTTCGTTGCCGGCATGTTTGCTCAACAATATCCGGAATTGGTGACACCTGAGGTGCTATCCTCGCTTCTAGAGTCAGGCTTGGTGCCAACGGCATTAGCTGATAGCTTTTTTAATGTGGGCTACTTTGCAACCCCAACTGAAGTGGAAAGACTTATTACTGCTGGTGGTTTTTCTAAACTAAGGCATGTGGCGACAGATGGTTTTAATCGCTATATCTCGTCAGGGGTTAATAATTTTACGACCGAGCAGTATCAAACATGGTTGAACTATCACCTAAAAACATGTGATGAACCGTCTCTATTAGGATCAAGTAATCATGGTTTATTACTCGCAAGAAAAATCAACGAGTAG
- a CDS encoding DMT family transporter — protein sequence MSIQFIHNIPVGVRFMLMSALAFAIMTACVKLVSTHGIPVFEIVAARAIVSLIISYVDVRRKRLSVWGHNKPLLIARGAVGSLALICVYYAVTTLPLAEATILQYLHPVFTALLALVFLKERIQRSTIVCILFCIVGLVLIVSPEIALSAGEELSLISVAVALMGALGSAIAYVIVKRLSNTEDSSVIIFYFPLMALPLSVFLLGDDFVMPDAEALVLLILIGIFTQIGQVGLTKAMKTEVASKATAYSYIQVVFSIIFGWLLFSEIPSIWTWAGGALIIIGALINVFGSFNRRGVKV from the coding sequence ATGTCTATTCAATTTATACACAATATCCCCGTCGGTGTCAGGTTCATGCTGATGTCAGCATTGGCTTTTGCGATCATGACGGCTTGCGTTAAGTTAGTTAGTACCCATGGTATTCCTGTCTTTGAAATTGTAGCGGCAAGAGCGATCGTGTCATTGATTATTAGCTATGTCGATGTGCGTCGAAAACGGCTATCTGTTTGGGGGCATAACAAACCATTATTGATAGCGCGCGGTGCTGTTGGTTCTTTAGCACTTATCTGTGTTTACTACGCCGTGACGACATTGCCTTTAGCTGAGGCGACTATTTTGCAGTATTTACATCCTGTATTTACCGCGTTACTTGCCTTGGTGTTTCTTAAAGAGCGTATTCAACGCTCGACTATTGTGTGTATTTTGTTTTGTATTGTTGGCTTAGTACTTATTGTTAGTCCTGAAATAGCATTGTCAGCAGGTGAAGAGTTATCATTAATAAGCGTGGCTGTTGCACTCATGGGGGCGTTAGGCAGTGCTATTGCATATGTGATCGTGAAGCGTCTTAGTAACACTGAAGATAGTTCGGTGATCATATTTTATTTCCCTCTGATGGCATTACCTTTATCCGTATTTTTGTTAGGGGATGATTTTGTTATGCCAGATGCTGAAGCATTGGTATTACTTATCTTGATTGGTATTTTTACTCAAATTGGTCAGGTCGGATTAACGAAAGCGATGAAAACTGAAGTCGCAAGCAAAGCGACGGCTTATTCCTATATACAAGTGGTGTTCTCTATCATATTTGGTTGGTTATTGTTTAGTGAGATACCCTCTATATGGACTTGGGCAGGTGGTGCTTTGATTATTATCGGTGCGTTAATTAACGTATTTGGTAGCTTTAATCGCCGCGGAGTAAAAGTCTAA
- a CDS encoding FMN-binding negative transcriptional regulator: MHIPRTFKQTDSDTLKDLIVKYPLATLISYSDAGLEANHIPFIFDNSQGVDVLQGHVAKANAVWKTLNDNADVLLVFSGPNGYISPKHYPTKQKTGRAVPTWNYIAVHVKGSMQCIHDDTWILNHITKLSDQHEAGQPNPWSINDAPPEYIQRMLPAIVGLELEIVSITGQWKVSQNQPHENQVGVVSGLVDQGSFESLEMADLVNQYIKD, from the coding sequence ATGCACATTCCAAGGACGTTTAAGCAAACAGATAGCGATACATTAAAAGACCTTATTGTTAAATATCCATTAGCGACGCTAATCAGTTATTCGGATGCTGGCTTAGAGGCTAACCATATTCCTTTTATATTCGACAACTCTCAAGGTGTTGATGTACTGCAAGGTCACGTAGCTAAAGCCAATGCTGTATGGAAAACGTTAAACGATAACGCGGACGTGTTGCTTGTTTTCAGTGGGCCAAATGGCTATATCTCCCCAAAGCATTATCCAACGAAGCAAAAAACGGGTAGGGCTGTGCCGACATGGAATTATATAGCTGTTCATGTAAAAGGCTCGATGCAGTGTATTCATGATGATACCTGGATCTTAAACCACATAACCAAGCTTAGTGACCAGCATGAAGCGGGCCAACCGAACCCTTGGTCAATCAATGATGCGCCCCCTGAATATATTCAAAGAATGTTACCTGCTATTGTTGGCTTGGAACTTGAAATTGTATCAATAACGGGTCAATGGAAAGTAAGTCAAAATCAACCGCATGAAAATCAAGTCGGAGTTGTTTCTGGGCTGGTGGATCAGGGTAGTTTTGAATCGTTAGAAATGGCTGATTTAGTGAATCAGTATATTAAAGATTAA
- a CDS encoding GNAT family N-acetyltransferase produces MDIKYRTLIPEDRLQYRHVRLESLKLHPECFGAKYLEQINIQTLYFERLIHDGYEGNVMLGAFHSHKLVGLCGVTEVSRDVAEIIQMYVESGYRGQSIGVNLLSLAKQYASTELNVATLKLAVYPENQSAIRSYEKSGFKMQESAADLTDGELCMVFEIGR; encoded by the coding sequence ATGGATATTAAATACAGAACCTTAATACCCGAGGATCGCTTGCAGTATCGTCACGTACGTTTAGAGAGCCTCAAGTTACATCCTGAATGTTTTGGTGCTAAATACCTAGAGCAAATTAATATCCAGACGCTGTATTTTGAAAGGCTGATCCATGATGGTTACGAAGGTAACGTCATGCTTGGTGCATTTCATAGTCATAAGTTAGTTGGTTTGTGCGGTGTTACTGAGGTGTCGAGAGACGTAGCTGAAATTATCCAAATGTATGTTGAATCTGGTTATCGGGGTCAAAGTATTGGTGTGAATTTACTTTCACTAGCCAAGCAATATGCCTCGACAGAGCTTAACGTTGCTACGCTTAAGCTTGCTGTTTATCCAGAAAATCAAAGTGCGATCAGATCTTATGAGAAGTCTGGTTTTAAAATGCAGGAGTCGGCAGCAGATTTAACTGACGGTGAGCTTTGCATGGTGTTCGAGATTGGGCGTTAA
- a CDS encoding NAD(P)/FAD-dependent oxidoreductase, whose protein sequence is MLRIVVVGGGAAGLELVTRLGRNKRHEVMLIEPSSHHFWKPRLHEIAAGTFDAELDSVSYFQHAECNGYTHIQDAMTGLNRDTKTISLRGTMNNETTLQYDHLVMAVGAVSNDFQTPGVSEHCLFLDSSGQAQKAWQHVKQQLKATGTRHISIVGAGATGVELAAELAKVSRKLQRYRQASEFKITLIEAAERVLPGSPECMSNKVKTALEKQGITVLTNTRVQRADAGKLVTSENEIISADLQIWAAGIKCAEWLTKLDGLETNRLNQLIVKSTLQSSLDNSIFVIGDNAQCTQPDGSFVPPRAQAANQAATHLAKQFNRLLKNKPLQPFIYHDGGMVVAVGHDNAVGTLMNNKLVLKGSLIRNLYDTIFRLHQRVLFSWGRVTALVVLKRIKCMLNPYYKGF, encoded by the coding sequence ATGTTAAGAATTGTTGTTGTTGGTGGTGGCGCAGCTGGACTTGAATTAGTCACCCGATTAGGTCGAAATAAACGTCACGAAGTGATGCTAATAGAGCCATCTTCACATCATTTTTGGAAGCCTCGCTTACATGAGATAGCTGCAGGTACATTTGATGCTGAACTCGATTCTGTTAGCTACTTCCAACACGCTGAATGCAATGGTTATACCCATATTCAAGATGCGATGACAGGGTTAAACCGAGACACTAAAACAATTAGCTTACGCGGTACGATGAATAACGAGACAACATTGCAATACGATCATTTAGTCATGGCGGTAGGTGCAGTAAGTAACGACTTTCAAACACCCGGTGTTAGCGAACATTGCTTATTTTTAGATTCATCAGGGCAAGCACAAAAAGCTTGGCAGCACGTTAAGCAGCAGCTTAAAGCGACGGGTACCCGTCATATATCAATTGTCGGCGCTGGAGCAACTGGTGTTGAGCTCGCTGCTGAGCTAGCCAAAGTAAGCAGAAAATTACAACGCTACAGACAAGCATCTGAATTTAAAATAACCTTAATTGAAGCCGCTGAACGCGTATTACCTGGTAGCCCAGAATGCATGTCCAACAAAGTTAAAACGGCTCTTGAAAAACAGGGGATTACCGTTCTAACTAACACCCGCGTACAACGAGCCGATGCAGGTAAATTAGTGACATCCGAAAATGAGATTATTTCTGCCGATTTACAAATATGGGCAGCGGGAATAAAGTGTGCGGAATGGTTAACGAAACTCGATGGCTTAGAAACAAATCGATTAAACCAATTAATAGTAAAGTCGACGTTACAATCTAGCTTGGATAACAGTATTTTTGTGATCGGCGATAACGCGCAATGCACGCAACCAGATGGTAGTTTTGTACCACCCCGTGCACAAGCAGCGAACCAAGCGGCAACGCACCTAGCAAAACAATTTAATCGACTGTTAAAAAATAAACCATTACAGCCATTTATTTACCACGATGGCGGTATGGTTGTGGCGGTTGGTCATGATAATGCAGTGGGTACATTAATGAATAATAAACTGGTACTAAAAGGATCCTTAATTCGTAACCTATACGATACCATATTCCGTTTACACCAACGCGTACTCTTTAGTTGGGGACGTGTGACCGCACTTGTCGTGCTAAAACGCATTAAATGCATGCTTAATCCCTACTATAAAGGTTTCTAG
- a CDS encoding GNAT family N-acetyltransferase yields MEEIKVRHTEPEDGLAIRDIYACKNAYSGTLQLPNPSVKGWSERMANVPANVYSFVAEINGEIVGNIGFEVCSNMRRRHVGSFGMGVKDHCQGKGVGSALLGNIIDLADNWLNIMRIELTVYTDNHSAIALYEKFGFVIEGESKAFAFRDGQYVNVYHMARFNTLA; encoded by the coding sequence ATGGAAGAAATTAAAGTAAGACACACTGAGCCTGAAGATGGCTTAGCTATTCGAGATATTTACGCCTGTAAAAATGCTTACAGTGGCACGCTGCAATTACCGAATCCATCGGTGAAGGGGTGGTCGGAACGTATGGCCAATGTACCTGCTAATGTCTATTCCTTTGTCGCCGAGATCAATGGTGAAATTGTTGGTAATATTGGCTTTGAAGTATGCAGTAATATGCGTCGACGTCATGTTGGCTCATTTGGTATGGGAGTTAAAGATCATTGCCAAGGTAAAGGTGTAGGTAGTGCCTTACTGGGTAATATTATTGATTTAGCAGATAACTGGCTTAACATCATGCGTATTGAATTAACGGTTTATACCGATAATCATTCTGCAATTGCATTGTATGAAAAATTTGGTTTCGTCATTGAAGGTGAGTCTAAAGCGTTTGCGTTTAGAGATGGTCAATACGTGAATGTTTATCATATGGCGCGATTTAACACGCTGGCGTGA
- a CDS encoding LysE family translocator: MNDILAFSLIALLLVISPGPNGVLILKTASAQGKHASILNIWGLTVATFFHGALSIFGFSALLMQSADLYFIVKILGAGYLFYIGVKAIISSYKTSNNNNETKNITKTERKGLSYFNEGFITQILNPKVSMFYLAAFPQFISPDNFSYLNAFSLVSIHASIIFVWFIGVTFAIDRIKSSAKNSKIGNWVQRLSGSAMIYFSSLILTQK; the protein is encoded by the coding sequence GTGAATGACATATTAGCATTTAGTTTAATTGCACTACTTCTAGTTATATCGCCAGGACCAAATGGGGTATTGATTTTAAAAACGGCATCAGCACAAGGAAAGCACGCTTCAATCCTTAATATTTGGGGATTAACTGTGGCGACGTTCTTCCATGGCGCACTGTCCATTTTTGGTTTTTCAGCCTTGTTGATGCAATCTGCCGATCTATATTTCATCGTGAAAATATTGGGTGCAGGGTATTTATTCTATATTGGCGTTAAAGCAATTATTAGCTCTTATAAAACCAGCAATAATAACAACGAAACGAAAAACATAACGAAGACTGAAAGAAAGGGTCTTAGTTATTTTAATGAAGGATTTATAACGCAAATATTAAATCCAAAGGTATCTATGTTTTATTTAGCAGCCTTTCCTCAATTTATATCACCTGATAACTTCTCATATTTGAATGCATTTTCTTTAGTTTCAATTCATGCAAGCATCATATTCGTATGGTTCATTGGTGTTACTTTCGCAATAGACAGAATAAAGTCATCAGCCAAAAACTCTAAAATTGGTAATTGGGTTCAAAGGTTATCTGGCTCGGCGATGATATATTTCAGCTCTCTGATTTTGACGCAAAAATAA
- a CDS encoding YqhA family protein — translation MKNHSIKRMKDVFFIFRFVSWIAIICSLLGSLLLFVVGAIKTYYAFTAVAFGYIPDETLAHLDSADIATAYLIKGLDTFLIALVLFIFAHGVFTLFITDRKLENIPTVLSWIKTPDIGHLKNILGEVIVIILFVKFLEMILINLNNLSWEILILPISILLLALALKFLDLNDKKGGH, via the coding sequence ATGAAAAACCACAGTATTAAAAGAATGAAGGATGTATTCTTTATTTTCAGATTTGTAAGCTGGATAGCCATTATCTGTTCATTATTAGGTTCTTTGTTATTGTTTGTCGTGGGTGCAATCAAAACGTATTATGCCTTTACCGCTGTTGCATTTGGCTATATTCCTGACGAGACATTAGCGCATCTTGATTCTGCTGATATAGCCACCGCCTATTTGATTAAAGGCTTAGATACCTTTTTGATTGCGCTGGTTTTATTCATTTTCGCCCATGGTGTGTTTACGTTATTCATTACTGATAGAAAGTTGGAAAATATTCCTACAGTATTAAGTTGGATTAAAACACCTGATATTGGTCACCTGAAGAATATTTTGGGTGAAGTGATTGTGATTATTTTGTTTGTTAAGTTTTTGGAGATGATCTTAATCAACTTGAATAACTTAAGCTGGGAGATCTTGATTTTGCCGATTTCTATTTTGCTTTTAGCATTGGCGTTAAAATTCTTGGATTTGAACGATAAGAAGGGTGGTCATTAA
- a CDS encoding DUF1272 domain-containing protein, whose amino-acid sequence MLALRPNCECCDKDLPPSSLDALICTFECTFCLYCADTILNYVCPNCAGNLVTRPIRPVDALRDNPASTTRILKPAGCIDSK is encoded by the coding sequence ATGCTAGCACTGAGACCTAATTGTGAATGTTGCGATAAAGATTTACCGCCATCTTCATTGGATGCGCTGATTTGTACTTTTGAGTGTACGTTTTGTTTATATTGTGCAGATACAATATTAAATTATGTTTGCCCTAATTGTGCCGGTAATTTGGTCACTCGGCCGATTCGTCCTGTTGATGCATTAAGGGACAATCCAGCGTCGACAACTCGCATATTAAAACCTGCAGGCTGTATCGATTCTAAATGA